One Candidatus Sulfotelmatobacter sp. DNA segment encodes these proteins:
- a CDS encoding FAD-binding protein: MSPDLEELRALLGEGGVLDSEAARFTYEADALTIERHAPEVVVLPRSTDEVSALVRWANRKRVPVTPRGAGTGLAGGATALEGGLLLSVNRMDRVLKLDPDRMLAWVQPGLVNLWLSQRAAEHGLYYAPDPASQQVSTIGGNVATNAGGPHCLKYGVTFNHVLGVVVVLADGNVVTLGGEAPDAPDFDLASLIVGSEGTLGIVTEICVRLLPVPRAVKTMLFDFTGIEAACNTVSATIAAGIVPAAMEIMDRNVNELVEAWLHLGLPLDAAAVLLIE; this comes from the coding sequence TTGTCCCCGGATCTGGAGGAGCTTCGCGCGCTGCTCGGTGAGGGCGGCGTGCTCGACAGCGAGGCGGCGCGCTTCACCTACGAAGCCGACGCGCTCACCATCGAGCGGCACGCGCCCGAGGTCGTAGTGCTGCCCCGCTCCACCGACGAGGTCTCGGCGCTGGTGCGCTGGGCGAATCGCAAGCGCGTGCCGGTCACGCCGCGCGGCGCTGGAACCGGTCTTGCCGGAGGCGCCACCGCGCTCGAGGGTGGCCTGCTGCTGTCGGTCAACCGCATGGATCGCGTGCTCAAGCTCGATCCCGACCGCATGCTCGCCTGGGTTCAGCCTGGACTCGTCAATCTATGGCTATCGCAGCGCGCCGCCGAGCACGGGCTCTACTACGCGCCCGATCCCGCCTCGCAGCAGGTGAGCACGATTGGCGGCAACGTCGCCACCAACGCCGGCGGGCCGCATTGCCTCAAGTACGGCGTGACGTTCAACCACGTGCTGGGCGTGGTGGTGGTGCTGGCCGACGGCAACGTGGTGACGCTCGGCGGCGAGGCGCCCGACGCGCCCGATTTCGATCTGGCGTCCCTCATCGTCGGCAGCGAGGGCACACTCGGCATCGTCACCGAGATCTGCGTGCGGCTGCTTCCGGTCCCGCGCGCGGTCAAGACCATGCTGTTCGACTTCACCGGCATCGAAGCCGCCTGCAACACGGTCTCGGCCACGATCGCGGCGGGCATCGTGCCGGCGGCGATGGAAATCATGGATCGCAACGTCAACGAGCTGGTCGAGGCCTGGCTCCACCTCGGGCTGCCGCTCGACGCCGCCGCCGTTCTGCTGATCGAG
- a CDS encoding aminotransferase class V-fold PLP-dependent enzyme, protein MISPEPSSNISRRGFLAAGATAAVAAAATAFAPGRLLAALEKDRAPMPDLSTWANVRAQFQLSPNQLHFSNFFIASHPKPVRDAIDSYRRVIDSEPFLAVDTRMFQSETDNLQLRIRDDLAPYLGANRDEIALTGNTTTGLALFYAGLRLSRGDEILTTDQDHYSHHESIRFATERAGAAMRKVVLYADPGNATREEVTRNLRAAIRPNTRVVGLTWVHSSTGVCLPIRALADVVDEANRGRTDENRILLMVDGAHGLGAVDESVGSLGCDFFSAGTHKWMLGPRGTGILWGQTDRWARLRPTIPTFASLEAFNAWMRGDTNPRPVTAYDVTPGGFHAYEHQWAMSAAFKLHEAIGRPRASGRIRDLNTRLKDGLAAMRQVKLRTPRDPAMSAGLVCFEVAGASNADVVRRLLDKRIIASTAPYAKDYVRLSPSLVNNEAEVDAALRAVAEIAGT, encoded by the coding sequence ATGATCTCTCCCGAGCCCTCTTCGAACATCTCTCGACGTGGTTTCCTCGCGGCCGGCGCCACCGCTGCCGTCGCGGCGGCCGCCACGGCGTTCGCACCGGGCCGCCTGCTCGCCGCGCTCGAGAAGGACCGCGCGCCGATGCCCGATCTGTCGACCTGGGCCAACGTGCGCGCCCAGTTCCAACTCTCCCCCAATCAGCTCCATTTCTCGAACTTCTTCATCGCCTCGCACCCGAAGCCGGTGCGCGACGCGATCGACAGCTACCGGCGCGTCATCGATTCAGAACCGTTCCTGGCCGTCGACACGCGGATGTTCCAGAGCGAGACCGACAACCTCCAGCTCAGGATCCGTGACGACCTTGCTCCCTACCTCGGCGCGAATCGCGACGAGATCGCCTTGACGGGCAACACCACCACCGGGCTGGCGCTGTTCTACGCCGGGCTCCGGCTCTCTAGAGGCGACGAGATTCTCACCACCGACCAGGATCACTACTCGCATCACGAATCAATCCGGTTCGCGACCGAGCGCGCCGGCGCAGCGATGCGGAAGGTGGTGCTCTACGCCGATCCCGGCAACGCGACCCGCGAGGAGGTCACTCGCAACTTGCGCGCGGCCATCCGACCGAACACGCGCGTCGTCGGCCTCACCTGGGTGCACTCGAGCACCGGGGTCTGCCTGCCGATCCGCGCGCTGGCCGACGTGGTGGACGAGGCCAACCGGGGCCGCACCGACGAAAACCGAATTCTGCTGATGGTGGACGGAGCGCACGGGCTCGGCGCGGTCGACGAATCGGTCGGCTCGCTCGGCTGCGACTTCTTCTCGGCCGGCACCCACAAGTGGATGCTGGGGCCGCGCGGCACCGGGATCCTCTGGGGCCAAACGGACCGTTGGGCGCGGTTGCGACCCACGATCCCGACCTTCGCGAGCCTCGAAGCGTTCAACGCCTGGATGAGGGGCGACACGAACCCGCGCCCGGTCACCGCCTACGACGTGACTCCGGGCGGCTTCCACGCCTACGAGCACCAGTGGGCAATGAGCGCGGCGTTCAAGTTGCACGAGGCGATCGGGCGCCCCCGCGCGTCGGGACGAATTCGCGACCTCAACACTCGCCTCAAGGACGGGCTCGCCGCCATGCGACAGGTGAAGCTGCGCACCCCGCGCGATCCGGCGATGTCGGCCGGGCTGGTCTGCTTCGAGGTCGCCGGCGCGTCGAACGCCGACGTCGTAAGGCGACTGCTCGACAAGCGCATCATCGCCAGCACGGCGCCCTATGCGAAGGACTACGTGCGGCTCTCACCCAGCCTGGTCAATAACGAGGCCGAGGTCGACGCCGCGCTACGCGCCGTCGCCGAGATCGCGGGGACCTGA